A stretch of the Cuculus canorus isolate bCucCan1 chromosome 15, bCucCan1.pri, whole genome shotgun sequence genome encodes the following:
- the NMRAL1 gene encoding LOW QUALITY PROTEIN: nmrA-like family domain-containing protein 1 (The sequence of the model RefSeq protein was modified relative to this genomic sequence to represent the inferred CDS: inserted 1 base in 1 codon): MGAGGQEAIFHSYCSRGEHLAELLKHLSLRHVVYGGLENVKQLTGAEXVKECFQKAGVPTTTIQLPFENFLSIFKPQKVLQGDASVLPLPMGSIRTDEMAVEDVGPVVLHLLKSLQDRGRVVGLSEAEYTAVLSKQTSKTMEASKVSPVDVPAPAAPRGTPAWQQRQLSTALALVWNSVGAEQGQELLGQKAVAATEWVSARPQGPSVTLTLSLGEEENHGPPGAPMSGFYTLEPDRSVDLTMTVAPRPTPSIAYR, encoded by the exons ATGGGAGCCGGTGGCCAAG AAGCCATTTTTCACAGCTATTGTTCCCGGGGAGAGCACCTGGCTGAGCTGTTGAAGCACCTCAGTCTGCGCCACGTTGTGTATGGTGGCCTGGAGAACGTGAAGCAGCTGACGGGGGCAG GTGTGAAGGAGTGCTTCCAGAAAGCCGGTGTTCCCACCACAACCATCCAACTGCCCTTCGAGAACTTCCTCTCCATCTTCAAGCCACAGAAGGTCCTGCAGGGAGATGCCTCTGT TCTCCCACTGCCCATGGGGAGCATCCGCACGGATGAGATGGCGGTGGAGGATGTCGGGCCAGTTGTGCTTCACCTGCTGAAGTCCCTGCAGGACAGAGGCCGAGTGGTGGGGCTCTCCGAGGCAGAGTACACCGCTGTCCTCTCCAAGCAGACCAGCAAGACCATGGAAGCCAGCAAG GTGAGCCCTGTGGATGTCCCTGCCCCAGCGGCACCGCGGGGCACCCCGGCCTGGCAGCAGCGGCAGCTGAGCACAGCCTTAGCCCTGGTCTGGAATAGCGTGGGGGCTGAGCAGGgtcaggagctgctggggcagaaGGCAGTGGCAGCTACAGAGTGGGTCTCTGCCCGTCCCCAGGGGCCTTCTGTCACCCTCACG CTCTCGCTaggggaggaggagaatcacGGCCCCCCGGGGGCCCCTATGTCCGGTTTCTACACCCTGGAGCCAGACCGCAGCGTGGACCTGACCATGACAGTAGCGCCAAGGCCCACACCTTCCATCGCCTACAGATGA
- the DNAJA3 gene encoding dnaJ homolog subfamily A member 3, mitochondrial has product MRTVLPARSSLCACALLPLPAQSQRGARAKMAAACSSRWFGAAAAAAARSRGAGRQGGRLPLVWLVRGLNLPPPHAAARRLLVLPLCAAGERGWAGLTLTVAPVPSHSAGPRRAAAAFHSSARADAKEDYYQVLGVPRSATQKEIKKAYYQLAKKYHPDTNKDDPKAKEKFAQLAEAYEVLSDEVKRKQYDAYGTASFEPGATGGGAGRQYWSSGPSIDPEELFRKIFGEFSGSPFGDFQSVFDQPQEYIMELTFTQAAKGVNKEIVVNINDSCERCDGKGHEPGTKAQRCHYCNGTGMETINTGPFVMRSTCRRCGGRGSIITTPCVVCRGTGQTKQKKTVMVPVPAGVEDGQTVRMPVGKKEIFITFRVQKSSVFRRNGADIHSDLLISVAQAVLGGTARCQGLYETINIAIPPGIQPDQRIRMSGKGIPRVNSYGYGDHYIHIKIKVPQRLTDRQRALMMSYAEDETDVEGTVNGVTSTASGGRATASADAGGDRPEAEENKEGFFSKLKKMFSS; this is encoded by the exons ATGCGCACTGTTCTCCCTGCGCGGAGCTCTCTCTGCGCATGCGCGCTGCTCCCCCTCCCGGCGCAGTCGCAGCGCGGCGCGCGGGCCAAGATGGCGGCCGCGTGCTCCTCGCGCTGGTTcggggccgccgccgccgccgccgccaggAGCCGCGGGGCCGGGAGGCAGGGGGGGCGGCTGCCGCTCGTCTGGCTCGTCCGAGGGCTCAACCTCCCGCCACCACACGCCGCCGCACGCCGCCTCCTCGTCCTGCCGCTCTGCGCTGCCGGTGAGCGGGGCTGGGCAGG CCTGACCCTCACCGTGGCCCCTGTGCCCTCCCATTCCGCAGGACCGAGgcgagctgctgctgccttccacaGTAGCGCCAGGGCTGACGCCAAGGAGGACTATTACCAGGTGCTGGGGGTCCCCCGCTCTGCCACCCAGAAGGAGATCAAGAAGGCCTACTACCAG cTGGCAAAAAAATACCACCCTGATACAAACAAGGATGACCCTAAGGCCAAAGAGAAGTTTGCTCAGCTGGCAGAAGCCTATGAG GTATTAAGTGACGAAGTGAAGCGGAAACAGTACGATGCATATGGCACAGCTAGTTTTGAGCCTGGCGCAACCGGTGGTGGCGCAGGGCGGCAGTACTGGAGCAGCGGTCCCTCCATCGACCCCGAGGagctcttcagaaaaatctttggAGAGTTTTCGGGATCCCCTTTCGGGGACTTTCAGAGTGTCTTTGACCAGCCGCAGGAG TATATCATGGAGCTGACATTCACCCAAGCTGCCAAAGGTGTTAACAAGGAGATTGTGGTGAACATCAACGATTCCTGCGAGCGATGTGACGGTAAAGGACACGAACCCGGCACCAAGGCACAGCGCTGTCACTACTGCAATGGCACCGGCATG GAGACGATAAATACTGGCCCTTTTGTCATGCGATCTACATGCCGACGGTGCGGCGGGCGTGGCTCCATCATAACAACGCCGTGCGTTGTGTGCCGAGGAACGGGgcaaaccaaacagaagaagACAGTGATGGTCCCTGTGCCAGCTG GTGTTGAGGATGGGCAGACGGTTCGGATGCCCgtagggaagaaagaaattttcattaCGTTCAGG GTGCAAAAAAGTTCGGTGTTCAGAAGAAATGGAGCAGACATCCATTCAGACCTCCTTATTTCAGTAGCACAGGCTGTTCTGGGAGGCACAGCCAGGTGTCAAGGCTTGTACGAGACAATCAATATCGCG ATACCCCCTGGTATTCAGCCCGACCAGCGCATTCGAATGAGCGGGAAAGGCATTCCCAGGGTTAACAGTTACGGCTACGGAGACCACTACATTCACATAAAGATAAAAGTTCCTCA GAGGCTGACGGATCGCCAGAGAGCCTTAATGATGAGCTATGCCGAGGACGAGACAGATGTGGAAGGCACAGTGAACGGTGTCACAAGTACAGCATCAG GTGGCAGGGCTACGGCTAGCGCTGACGCAGGCGGGGATAGGCCTGAGGCTGAGGAAAACAAGGAGGgattcttttccaaacttaagaAAATGTTTAGCTCCTGA